AAAGATTTAGCGCATTTAATGAGAATGTTAGAAAAGTGGCTGCAAAGTATCCAGTAATTCTATTTGAGGCTAAAAATGCTGAGTTCTTAAATGATCGAAGATTTCTAGCCTTCGATCGATTACATATGAACTCTGAAGGCCATCGCAGATTAGCAAATGCTGTTTTAGAAGGATTAGGTTTTAACTTTGATCCAAATTGGAAGGTGCCACCTGTTGCCGCAAAAAAGCAGAATAAAATAATTAAAGTTTTAGTGAATATATCTTGGGTAGCCGTCTTCTTAATCCCCTGGATATGGCGACGGGTAAGGGGTAAATCCTCAGGTGATGGCAGGTCGGCAAAATATCCAGTACCAGTTAAATGGTTCTCACGCTGAATTAGCCCCCCGATTACCACCCGTTCACCTTTATAAAGCAAAATACTCGTGTGAATCAACATTTAATTGCGGCAAATCCAAGAGAGCGATTAATTGATCGAGAGCTAAGTTGGCTGGCATTTAACGAACGCGTACTTGAATTAGCGGAAGATCAAAGTAATCCACTGCTAGAGCGCTGTCGCTTCTTAGCGATATTTTCATCAAATCTTGATGATTTTTATATGATCCGAGTTGCATCGGTAAAGCGAAAACTTGAGAGTGGAGTAACTAAGAAAAACACGGCCGGATACTCACCCGTTGAGTTACTAGCTGAGATCTCGAAAAAAACACAAGAGTTGATTGCCCGCCAAAGTAAATGTTTTCACGATGACTTAATGCCTAAATTAAAACAAAACGGAATTGAGATTACTGAGTGGGAAAAGTTAACCCAGGAAGAGATAGATCATATAAATAAGATTTTCACCAAACGGATATTTCCGGTACTGACCCCACTTGCAGTTGACCCATCTCATCCATTCCCATATATCTCTGGGCTCTCACTCAATTTAGCAGTGTTGGTAAAGCAGCCAGATACTAATGAGGAGTTATTTGCCAGAGTGAAGGTGCCTGCATCGCTACCAAGATTTATCGAAACTACTGAGTTTGTTGGTGCCAGATTTATTCCACTTGAAAAAGTAATTATTGCCAATTTACATCAGTTATTTCCCGGTATGCATATTGAGGATTACTACACCTTTCGCATAACTCGCAATGCCGACTTA
The Candidatus Nanopelagicus limnes DNA segment above includes these coding regions:
- a CDS encoding SGNH/GDSL hydrolase family protein produces the protein MTEGMSDEVINGNYRGWADRVADELAKANPSFTYMNLAIRGKLLKQVVEDQIPTAIKYIQGKQTLVSFHAGANDVLRPNYRPEISLPQYELGIKQLTDAGATVILFTVIDKVEGKGKTATLWHQRFSAFNENVRKVAAKYPVILFEAKNAEFLNDRRFLAFDRLHMNSEGHRRLANAVLEGLGFNFDPNWKVPPVAAKKQNKIIKVLVNISWVAVFLIPWIWRRVRGKSSGDGRSAKYPVPVKWFSR